A window of Drosophila subobscura isolate 14011-0131.10 chromosome E, UCBerk_Dsub_1.0, whole genome shotgun sequence contains these coding sequences:
- the LOC117889721 gene encoding sialin, which translates to MAEVEARTVLWYMTFMGFIVNYMIRINLNITIVDMIAGKGEAPVPLNHSLDHLLLAASNASDFASLPAVSERFTLERWFLDWANIGYDREGFHWNEKQQGALLGSFFWAHWTLQIPGGILATKYGTKLIFGWSNGIGVFCCFLIPIVSYWSYTGLICLRVFQGWITGLAWPSMHVLTAKWIPPNERSKFVSAYLGSSVGVALFYPIFGYIIDWTSWEWVYYICGVVGTVWFIAWQFLVYDTPAQHPRIADTERRYIEKSLGASVQNSSPGPTPWLAIATSRPVWLNVVAQWGGIWGLFTLMTHAPTYFRLIHHWNIRATGFLSGLPHLMRMLFAYGFSILADYLLRTDRLSRTNVRKLATFICCGVKGLVVLALAYFGYNATAAILLVTLATMFHGAVSSGPLASMVDLSPNYAGIVLGVSGMIGGMPGFISPLIVGHLTQGNQNIEAWKKVFLLSSAMLTGSGILYVLFSESTLQPWNSGCHALPDAGLKELQTFEARLEDEEEKKPLNKSSADHVETHTELETKTKAI; encoded by the exons ATGGCTGAAG TCGAGGCCCGCACTGTGCTGTGGTACATGACGTTCATGGGCTTCATTGTGAACTACATGATACGCATCAATCTGAACATCACCATTGTGGACATGATTGCCGGCAAAGGTGAGGCGCCAGTGCCCCTCAATCACTCCCTCGatcatctgctgctggctgcctccaATGCATCGGACTTTGCCTCTCTTCCGGCTGTCAGCGAGAGGTTCACGCTGGAGCGTTGGTTTCTTGATTGGGCTAAT ATCGGCTACGATCGCGAGGGCTTCCACTGGAACGAGAAGCAGCAAGGCGCTCTGTTGGGCTCCTTCTTCTGGGCACACTGGACGCTGCAGATACCCGGCGGCATTCTGGCCACCAAATACGGCACCAAACTGATTTTCGGCTGGTCCAATGGCATCGGtgtcttctgctgcttcctcaTACCGATTGTCTCCTACTGGAGCTACACGGGACTCATTTGTCTGCGCGTCTTCCAGGGCTGGATTACT ggcttggcctggccatcGATGCATGTTCTGACCGCCAAATGGATACCGCCCAATGAGCGGAGCAAGTTCGTCAGCGCCTATCTGGGCAGCTCGGTGGGTGTGGCGCTGTTCTATCCCATCTTTGGGTACATCATCGACTGGACCAGCTGGGAGTGGGTCTACTACATCTGCGGCGTGGTCGGCACCGTTTGGTTCATTGCCTGGCAGTTCCTCGTCTACGACACACCCGCCCAGCATCCCCGCATCGCTGACACGGAGCGTCGCTACATCGAAAAGTCACTGGGCGCCTCCGTGCAGAACAGCAGTCCGGGTCCGACGCCCTGGTTGGCCATTGCCACATCGCGGCCCGTCTGGCTGAATGTGGTGGCCCAGTGGGGCGGCATTTGGGGTCTGTTCACCCTGATGACGCATGCCCCGACGTACTTCAGGTTGATCCATCACTGGAACATACGAGCG ACGGGCTTCCTGTCCGGCCTGCCGCATCTGATGCGAATGCTCTTCGCCTACGGCTTCTCCATTCTGGCCGACTATCTGCTGCGCACGGATCGCCTGAGTCGCACCAATGTCCGCAAGCTGGCGACCTTTATCT GTTGTGGTGTCAAGGGTCTGGTGGTGCTGGCATTGGCCTACTTTGGCTACAATGCGACGGCTGCGATTCTGCTGGTTACCCTGGCCACCATGTTCCATGGTGCAGTGTCCTCCGGACCATTGGCGTCCATGGTTGATCTCTCACCCAACTATGCGGGCATTGTCCTGGGTGTGAGTGGCATGATTGGCGGCATGCCAGGCTTCATTTCACCACTGATTGTGGGTCATCTGACTCAAGGCAAT CAAAACATTGAAGCCTGGAAGAAGGTGTTTCTGCTCAGTTCTGCTATGCTGACTGGCAGCGGCATTCTGTACGTCCTCTTCTCGGAGTCCACGCTGCAGCCTTGGAACAGTGGCTGCCACGCGCTGCCCGATGCTGGACTCAAGGAGCTGCAGACCTTTGAGGCGAGgctggaggatgaggaggaaaAGAAGCCACTCAACAAATCGAGTGCCGATCATGTCGAGACGCACACAGAGTTGgagaccaaaacaaaagccatttAG
- the LOC117889722 gene encoding mediator of RNA polymerase II transcription subunit 15 yields MDRVTKPQKKMLITLLRETKYMEGKKEKEWYWEKIQAALNTIGPKKTIIQWKKCWRDMRLTTRKKLAELKRCQLSGGSPPPGIELNQEDNDIIDIVGTEYFYEEMNGELKPENFMSGFDYAPEHLCDAILTAAVGHHQQHMQHQKDPQSHAVQQSQDHHTNDGETSDAPGSSNGGSYQGQGVAQLQSHNGAGGEHGSGSQAHPGLPQHPAFHGSLHPHLLRRQAGSTPLPRETPFEEKLLQFMQDAFPKKSKKRKQRDPDKLFLLSLYEEIKRVPEEIRLDVKSELMQILKKYQKKSPVKAEKSSASSTSTSSKQSTSSSSGSSVTAHLSHSMYQLQKKYDKGERESSPQSQVERVSAASAVSLHVPQQLPLFQLQKKYEESVVEKAHQQQQQQSEQRKHVEAHQQQHAAHQQPPPPPPNEQHLHHPQMAHNIMFPLAQLRNEQQPPTQQHHAHNPHQQQQQQQQQQQQHPHQQQQQQSQQQQHHPPTIFGSAASTAAMSAERPAMSYENVG; encoded by the exons ATG GATCGTGTGACGAAGCCGCAGAAGAAAATGCTCATCACGCTGCTGCGGGAGACCAAGTACATGGAGggcaagaaggagaaggagtggtACTGGGAGAAGATCCAAGCGGCGCTGAACACCATCGGCCCCAAAAAGACCATCATACAATGGAAGAAG TGCTGGCGGGACATGCGGCTGACCACGCGGAAAAAACTGGCGGAGCTGAAGCGCTGTCAGCTGTCCGGGGGCTCGCCACCGCCTGGGATTGAGCTTAACCAGGAGGACAACGACATCATCGACATTGTGGGCACGGAGTACTTTTACGAGGAAATGAACGGAGAGCTTAAGCCTGAGAACTTCATGTCCGGGTTCGACTATGCGCCCGAGCATCTCTGTGACGCCATTCTGACGGCGGCCGTgggccaccaccagcagcacatgCAGCACCAGAAGGATCCCCAGTCGCATGCGGTGCAGCAGTCGCAGGATCATCACACCAACGATGGGGAGACGAGCGATGCGCCGGGCTCATCTAACGGAGGCTCGTATCAGGGCCAGGGTGTGGCACAGCTGCAGTCGCACAATGGAGCTGGAGGGGAGCACGGTAGCGGGTCGCAGGCGCACCCGGGATTGCCCCAACATCCGGCCTTCCATGGCAGTCTGCATCCACATCTGCTGCGGCGTCAGGCGGGCAGTACGCCTCTGCCCCGAGAGACGCCGTTCGAGGAGAAGCTGCTACAGTTCATGCAGGATGCGTTCCCCAAGAAGAGCAAGAAGCGCAAGCAACGCGATCCGGACAAGCTCTTCCTGCTCTCGCTCTACGAGGAGATCAAGCGAGTGCCCGAGGAGATACGCCTTGACGTCAAGTCCGAACTAATGCAGATCCTGAAGAAGTACCAGAAGAAGTCCCCTGTCAAGGCGGAGAAATCGTCggcctcctccacctccacgtCTTCGAAGcagagcaccagcagcagcagcggcagctccgtGACCGCGCACCTTTCGCACAGCATGTACCAGCTGCAGAAGAAGTACGACAAGGGCGAGCGGGAATCCTCGCCCCAGTCGCAGGTGGAGCGAGTCTCTGCCGCCTCGGCCGTGTCCCTGCACGTgccccagcagctgccgctctTTCAGCTGCAGAAGAAGTACGAGGAGAGCGTCGTCGAGAAggcgcaccagcagcaacagcagcagagcgagcAGCGCAAGCATGTGGAggcgcatcagcagcagcatgcggcccaccagcagccgccgccgccaccgcccaaCGAGCAGCACCTGCACCACCCGCAGATGGCCCACAACATTATGTTTCCGCTGGCGCAGCTGCgcaatgagcagcagccgcccacgcagcagcaccatGCCCACAatccccaccagcagcagcagcagcaacaacagcagcagcagcaacatccccaccagcagcagcagcagcagtcgcagcaacagcagcatcacccGCCAACGATCTTTGGTTCGGCCGCCAGCACAGCTGCAATGAGCGCCGAGCGCCCGGCCATGTCCTACGAAAATGTCGGATGA